ACATGAGTTTAAACATAGTTTCTATGTCTgtctttgaagaaaaattgCACAACGAGAGATTGAAGAATACTGATACCGACCATAACGCCCATCGTCAACACGGATAGCCATACTAATCTGGATTCTGTAGATTCAACAGTAGACATATTTCTCCATTCTCTTACCCTCAAGAGGTTTTGGAAATTGGTGATCTTGTTTAAATTTCTgctaatttcttcaatggCGTTCAGCGCAATAATGTCCTCTGTTTCTTCAGAagtatcatcaatatcctCCTTTGCCAATTCGAAGTTGACTTCCACCTTCTTCAGTACAGTTCCATATGCATTTGTAAAGCAGAATGAATATTCACCAAGTCCAAAGGACCTCAACAGCATATCTGCGTGGTTCTTTTGCCTTTCATCAACAATCACTGCATTGTCTGGGCCAGTGATCTTGTAATCGATCTCAAAGTTCCCACCTGTTAAAACTTGGAAAGACGCCACAATCGAATCCTCATTAGAAGTTAACTCGTAGTAAAGGCATTCCTTGGAAAACGCAGGTAATGTAATTGCAACTGGAACCGGTTGGCTTGAACCGGCTGCACACAATGTGGATAGCAACGAGGCTAAAAATACTAGGGGTAAGAACATGAGTTTCCGTCTTCTATGTATGTGCACTCTCCCGTAATGATTTCtagttttttcttgttaGTCGAGGGAACTTCAATCTAGATTACCAGAATAATAGACGCCTTGAACTTTAACTATACCAGTAGACTTACAAGCTTATTCTTACCTATGTGAAAAAAGTTACACTCGTGTCAAATTTCAACTTTCACTTTTTTTCTATTTAAGTTACTTTAGGAGTCCTTTTGCTTTTACGCTGAATAAAAGACAAAGATATCACATAAAGAGGAATGAAAATTCATTCAAGCAGTCTGTTCTTCTGGGACATATGCTGCACTCTTTTAAGATTGTTCAATTGGCTTATAAAACCTTGTGTGTTGTGTTGGTAAAAGTCGATGCTCCTCAGATGCTCATGTAGGCCATATCTAGTTGTATGCACCGTACTTAGAAGATCGTGGGAGTGCGTACCGCAACGACCAGTGTGAACATTATATCGAGGGCCACCtatgtcacgtgatggATAAAGCTCTAATGGAGGGTCGGGCACTGTTATGCAGTCTCTGGCCAGATCAAGTACCGTCTGGTGAGCTAGAGGACCTCTATTCATGTGTTCTTCTTCGTGGTCCAGCATGAATGACGTAACACAACCACTGTCTCTCTTTTAAGCTAACCTGGTGTAGCAGTGAAGAAGCTGCATACCTGTAGAAACGAAAAGACCCTATGCAGCCTTACTGTAATTAGATAGAAcgatatattaaaatcattGTCTAGATAAATATAAAGTAATTGATTCACTATCACGGTCAAGGTCTAATTCACAGACCCTAGGCTAAGATGTGTCACTTACAGCGCGCTGACGAAGTTGTCTATTCAACATCGCCGAAGACGTAGTCAATCGGACTGAGAGAAGTGATCAGTTCACACATCCTGGACTGTAAACACTGCGCTAATCCCGAACAGCAACGCAAACAAGATCGCCCAGATCCTAGGTTTCGCGTTAGTGGGAGCACCGCTTTTTTTCCGACAGGCCTCCAAACCACAAGTGTAGATTTCTGAAGGGGTCATGGTGGTGTTAGCCAAGTTAACAGTGAAGTTGCCACAGTTAACCGGCATCACCATTTGGGTAATGTTTGGTGTTACCAACGGCGTAGACGTACCATTAACGGAATGGGCACTCAGTTGAGCAATTGGTCCAGAAAGTGCCGAGTCCATGTTTCGAGAGGCTTGATAAGGTATTAAGTCTCTCTCCAGATAATCTTAATTCGTAGTGGGACTTAACAAATGTCGAGGAGGATCAGCTTCAgtcacgtgccagctaatacttaggttgatgatcagttactgtttatatagtcgctaatctggctcaactaccctctgggcttctagctggacctagcATCTAATCTAATGTAATGTAATCTAGCTAGTCTTTCTCCTTATATAGTGTTTGCTGTCCTGCTCAAATCACAAAAGCAAACTACAGTTTTTGTTGTCCTGCTGTAATCATCacaattcaaaattttcacaGTCGACAACTTTATACGCTGCTTCATGCTCTGATTTGCTTTGCCTTCCAGCGTTCCTTTGTTTTCCTGACACATCGCATCGACGGAGATCAGCTTCACACCGTGATTTGGCCAAGTGATTCagattccaatatttttagTCTTCGCATTGTCCTACGAGGGCGTGTGGTCTAGTGGTATGATTCTCGCTTTGGGCGAAGCCTGGCTGTAACCGGGTTTGACTACTAAGCATGCGAGAGGCCCTGGGTTCAATTCCCAGCTCGCCcctgttgtttttggatgatgGCACATAGGATTGTGCTACTTCATTCCATTACGACGTTCATTTCACCCTTTTTGAGAAACATTAATTGTCTTTGTAGTTCTCTTATAATGGTAGATCTGGTTCCGTCATTGAGTAGTGTTTGTTCTGTGCCTGTTAGGTTTTGTAACATGCGCTGTGACATTTTCCAATCTCTGGGTGATATATCTTGTAGGTTACTGCCCTCAACAACTGTTGTTGTAGTGCTATTATGGCTGCCAAGATCCAGAAGGTTGTGCAGGAAAATTCCCCCGTAATTAAGTCTCCTGGCCGTAGGAGAGCCGACTCCTTCGCAGCATTTCAGCGTGATGTCGATGCCGTATGGATCGCTGTCACAGAAAGCTTCCACCTGTATATGGGCAGGTGCAACTTTTAGCAACTGACGTAAAAAAATCCTAGTAAGATGGTCTGGATATCCCTTCCCGGTGACAAGTATTTTGTCTTTATTATACTGGGCATCTCTTGCGAGTTTGTGGAATACAGCGTCCTTTTCGAGTATTACGACTTTGTTTACCTGTTTCCAATCAGTACACTTCACTGCACTCTCAGTTGTGATATATGGGATTAGGTTGGTACCTCTGATCTCCGTATTATCGATCTTCAATGGTACCGGTGTGGAGATTATGCCCTTTTGCGCAGCTACAATTCTAAATGTGGACTTTTCCACCCCAAAGCATTGTTCAAATGTGCTAATCCAATCAGAAACTACCTGCTGACGCTTGTATAATTCGACATTAGAATAGTATACGTCCCTAATAGTAGTCGTCTCACTCTTAAGCATCCTAGTTTGTATTGTTTTCATCACACTGAGAAATGTAGCTGCTCGCTGTGCCGCGGAAGCTGCTAGCGTACAACGAGCAGGGTATACAACCCTAGAACGTTTGCCATCCCCACGTACAACAGTTATCTCAATGGCAGTGTTATTCAGCTGTATTGAGTTCTTACTGAAATCTAGTGCCATATTGATTTCATTTTGTATACGATCAGACGGAGTAGATGGCCCCAATTGAATTGTTCGCGCTCGTTTACCTTGAAGAGCCATGTGGAGGCCTACTTTTGTATCATTTGATATCATGAAATCGCTAAGTGATGGGTTCAGCTTAATCATTATGTAGGATATCTTTGCCTAAAGCCTTAACTTGTGTCCCTATGGTATTAGAACTGACGTTTCGCTTATATGACACATTGGCGGTTaaataacaaaatacaagtccaaaaaagaaaatttatCAAGATTTAAGCCAAGTCTAAGTAATCTAACGGAAAATTATACAGAAACCAAGTTCTAAAGACCCAAATCTAATTTCCAAACTTCTCCTCTAAGTAGTGTAACCGCGATAGAACAGAATCATTGTCGAGGTAGCATCCCTTGAGCCACCTCTCACCCTCGAAGCCCGTACGTGCATGAAGAATTCTTctattattgaagatgacaCACACTCCCTCAGGTAACTTAAGTCTAAATTGGTTCGCAGGCTCATTAATGTATTTATGAAACAAGGCTAAACCTCTTTGGAAGTCCTTGAAGACAAATCTCTCTGTCAACTTTCCATGCGGTGTTGCAACCGTGGAACCCTTTGACTTCTCCCATATTCCATAAGTAAAGGGCTTTTGGAATGGCGGAGAATAATTCACACACTTGATCAATTCATTGAACTGTGAGCTAAGAGAATTTTCCTCCCCAAAATCATGCTCCTCTATCAATGGCCTTGATTGATGATACCGCTTATCGTCACGATCGTAACCGTAGTTAATAGGCATGTGAAGTAAAGCGTCATAGGCATCACCATCTGTATCTTTGACATATCTTGCCGCATGGAAAGCGTCAgcaaaataattcataCCAGATGAACCATCTCCAGAGGAATTCTTGATTGCATGGAGTAATTGCCAACCGGGGACGCAGTCAAGATACAAAAGGTCCATATGTAACGGCAATGGGAATGTAGTGTACGCAATGTTTTCAGCATTAGGATTATTTACCACGTCAAATAATTCCCCATAAAAAGTATGTCTTATATGACCTATCCGTTCCGCTATCTTCTTCACATACCAAGAGTCTGGACCTGTTGTAGATTCATCCGGGATATTAGCAATAAACGAGACACCATATTTTTGCAAGTTCACCAGAGTCTGGTAAAGCTGTGAATCATTATCAGAAGACATAAATGACTCATAATCAATAGACAACAAATcttgaatatttgatttCAACAGCTTCTTATCCCACAGAACTGGCCGATGCTTCGACCTACGCTTAGTAGGCTCTAGCCCCGCATACTTATGGATGAATTCTAAAGGATAAGCATATGTATCTCCATCAGACCACCCTATTTCGACGCAATTACCATCCTCAACTATCTCTACACGTTTAGGGATGGTCGAACTATCGTTAAGCAACAATGAGCCTGTAGTGAACAACTTCTGCCCAGTGACTGGGTCCATAGACGTGGAAGACCGCGATGAATCCCTCAAAAACACATTACTAAACGCAACACTCACCGTATCCCCTCCACCATAACTATAAACAATAGTAGTGGAATCCCTATTAAACATAGTATTCAAAATACACTTGTTATTTTTGACCTCACCTTTGGCCGATATTTCGGTATCAACTCCACTTGCCACCGAAGATGATAAAGCATACCTTCTACTATTAATGCCGTATGAACATGCTGCTGGTACACTAAACCGCCTCAAGCAACGGCCAATAGCCTGTTTCCCGCTTACAACGTACATTCTTGCTTTTCACCTATATGTCACTACTAGTTCACCACCCTAATTATGCTGTCAAAACGCAAACACAATATTAATCCAAGATTTATCAGAACTTCAAATTCTATAAACTAATATATGGAATCTACACAAGGAACATTTACAGGAAACACGAATCACACCATTTGGCCAATTACAAGAAATGATTTGACGTGTATGCATTTTTGCAAATTACGGATGCCACACGGAGCTAACGCTGTTCCACCGTTAGAAGGCAATCGTTTGAGATGAGAGATGATGAGCAGACTCGACTCCAAAAACTCTAAGGAACATCGGAAGAATGGAACCATTGGTTCAAGGATAATTGGAGTGTCATCAGGTAGTGTCCCAGGGCGGGGAGTATGACTAAGATTATTCAAAGTAATGGGAAAGCTTCAAGGTTATTTCAATTGAGGGTTAAATGCAAGACAGTAAGGTTAAAGTATAGTACATCGCAAAATGATCAATTCGTCAACAACTCATTAGATGAAGCAATAAGGTTATCTGAGAAGCTGAGGCCGAAGCCTCGACAATTTAAGAAGCAAATAATCATGGCACCTAAAAAGAAGAGGTTAACTattgatttgaagaaacagataAGGGTGTTTCCTTTTAAAGACCCTTTTGTAGGAGGATTGACTTCATTGAGAGGGTTATCCAAATCTAAACCAAATCGTCTCGCCCATGGATTGGAACGCTGTTTGTTCGAACCAATGTCAATTGTACCACTGAAAGATAGGCGGTCCAATATATACAATTTTAAGCCGTTCTTGGAGAATATAATTAAGCTTAAGgattttaattttgatgCCATTACAGGGTTTGTCCCTCCTTCGTTGGATTCTCGCTTGTTGGAGTTAGCTAGAAAGCATAGTAAGAAGTATGTTTCTTCCACGAGCAGCATAACGGGTATGTTGTCGCATATGCATTTCTTGCTTTCGAATTTTAGACCGTTGAACCTTGAGCACTTGACGTTGTCATTTCCCGATGTCAATCGAAAATATACAAGGGCATGTAAAGGAACCACATCAGTGTTTTTGAGGAAGTTGAATCAAGAGCCAAATGACATTTATTCTGTTGATCCAGACAAGTCAGTGAACAGAGAGATTATTCTTTCACAATTGGGGCATGCCTTGGAGTCTTTGCTTACCAACTCGGAATGTCAGTTTTCTAGTATCTACGACAAGTCAAAAACCAAGattttggatgaagatAGAAGTGTTCCAGATGCTTTCAATTATGCGACATGTGGGAATTTTTTGCTGCGATCACAACTAGATGCATTTAATCCGCACTTACCGGGAAGCGGTATATTTGACCTCAAGACCCGTGCGGTAGCGGCAGTACGATACGATTTGGCGCATGTGGAAAACAATGGTGGTTTTACAGGCTACCAGCTTGGACAGAAGTTGGGCCAATTCGAATCCTTTGAAAGGGAACATTACGATCTGATTAGAAGCGTCATGTTAAAGTATTCCTTACAGGCTCGTATTGGTAATATGGATGGTATCTTCGTTGCCTATCATAATATATCgaatatatttggattcCAGTACATTCCTCTTGAACAGATGGATTATATTATCCATTCTAGTTATGATTCAAAAGTTATGgatttgttgaaggtgAGGGAACCCACTCTAAGAGCGCTTGTTGGCGACGTCGACTATGTTAAGGACTATCGCTTCGAGAACTTTAAACATAAAATTGCATCAAGCATTGCTACTGCAGAATTCAACTTTTCTATGAAAATTCTTGACAAGTTAATATCAAGCATTACTTCTAATATACCTAGAGAAGCATCAACAGTTAggttgatgttgaagacTAAAATGTTAACTACCAAGTTCACACACAATGACACTCTCACCATGAAGAAGGTACCCgttttgaaggttttggTTAATGTCCTAAGCAGCAAACAAGTTGAAAGGATGGAACGCTTTGCATTGGAAAGAGTGCTTTTACATGGTGATCATGAAACGCTAAGCAAACATATCAATGATATTCGAATATTTTACAACGAACTAAGAGATGAATCGATGTTATTCGAAGTCAGGGTGGGCCATAaacttgctgctgcatccAAATCAATTGAAGTAGACTATCAACATTTAGATCTCGAGCCTGAACTGCAAGCGAAAGTTGAAGATGCTACTTCTAAAGATTACTACAGATCGACATGGAAGCACCCATACTTTTTGCATCCAGAGGACGTTTCTCGTTGGGGCGTAAAGGCCACTATCGTTGGACCGTTGAACGCAAAACCGTCGGTTTATGATGAGCTATTAGATGAAcaattggaatttttgaatgaaCAATGTGTATCATTAGAGAATGATGTTATAAGCAATTCTAAAGATCCTTTGGTTATCAAAGAGAAACTAAAGAAAGCCCTAATCGGAAGAAAAGAGCGGTTCTACGACTTGAAGACAGAGGGGCCCATGCCATTACAGACCATTCTGCGAGCTTTCAGTGAGAAAGGTAAATCAgaattaaaacaacaacaaaatgGTAAGGACATTAAAATGGCCAAGAAAAAGCTGTGGAATGAATAGTAAATATATTCTtgataatttattaaaaagtCAGTAGATAGAATAAAATAAGCGCTGTAATTGTAATGATATATTAGCGCCTTTTAAAGTTTTATCAGAGTTCAACCATCATGCTTTTATCTATAAAGGctaaaaaattattgaagaaatttatatataaacttTGAAATGATTTTATACATTATGAACTGTTTTTAGTTCACTTATGGACAAATCCTGCAACTCTATAAGTGGTGGCAGCGACCCTCTCCTCCGTTTGGCAAAGTAGTACTTGTAGTAGACATAGAGGAAcgctatatatatatccaagCACATTTGAAATAAAGCaaagaataaaaacatGAAAGATATATTCTTAGCCCCAAAAGCCAAATAACTGATTTTCAGTATATCACCACAAAGCCAGCTCACCAACAAGATCAGCTTGAACCCTTGAACTGTCTTAAGTTTATgtaaaattgaaatttggGGTAGTGGTAAGA
This region of Eremothecium cymbalariae DBVPG#7215 chromosome 4, complete sequence genomic DNA includes:
- the ERP4 gene encoding Erp4p (similar to Ashbya gossypii ADR026W), with the protein product MFLPLVFLASLLSTLCAAGSSQPVPVAITLPAFSKECLYYELTSNEDSIVASFQVLTGGNFEIDYKITGPDNAVIVDERQKNHADMLLRSFGLGEYSFCFTNAYGTVLKKVEVNFELAKEDIDDTSEETEDIIALNAIEEISRNLNKITNFQNLLRVREWRNMSTVESTESRLVWLSVLTMGVMVGISILQSLVVQFFFKDRHRNYV
- the SPO11 gene encoding DNA topoisomerase (ATP-hydrolyzing) (similar to Ashbya gossypii ADR025W); protein product: MIKLNPSLSDFMISNDTKVGLHMALQGKRARTIQLGPSTPSDRIQNEINMALDFSKNSIQLNNTAIEITVVRGDGKRSRVVYPARCTLAASAAQRAATFLSVMKTIQTRMLKSETTTIRDVYYSNVELYKRQQVVSDWISTFEQCFGVEKSTFRIVAAQKGIISTPVPLKIDNTEIRGTNLIPYITTESAVKCTDWKQVNKVVILEKDAVFHKLARDAQYNKDKILVTGKGYPDHLTRIFLRQLLKVAPAHIQVEAFCDSDPYGIDITLKCCEGVGSPTARRLNYGGIFLHNLLDLGSHNSTTTTVVEGSNLQDISPRDWKMSQRMLQNLTGTEQTLLNDGTRSTIIRELQRQLMFLKKGEMNVVME
- the AIM17 gene encoding Aim17p (similar to Ashbya gossypii ADR024W), producing MYVVSGKQAIGRCLRRFSVPAACSYGINSRRYALSSSVASGVDTEISAKGEVKNNKCILNTMFNRDSTTIVYSYGGGDTVSVAFSNVFLRDSSRSSTSMDPVTGQKLFTTGSLLLNDSSTIPKRVEIVEDGNCVEIGWSDGDTYAYPLEFIHKYAGLEPTKRRSKHRPVLWDKKLLKSNIQDLLSIDYESFMSSDNDSQLYQTLVNLQKYGVSFIANIPDESTTGPDSWYVKKIAERIGHIRHTFYGELFDVVNNPNAENIAYTTFPLPLHMDLLYLDCVPGWQLLHAIKNSSGDGSSGMNYFADAFHAARYVKDTDGDAYDALLHMPINYGYDRDDKRYHQSRPLIEEHDFGEENSLSSQFNELIKCVNYSPPFQKPFTYGIWEKSKGSTVATPHGKLTERFVFKDFQRGLALFHKYINEPANQFRLKLPEGVCVIFNNRRILHARTGFEGERWLKGCYLDNDSVLSRLHYLEEKFGN
- the PET127 gene encoding Pet127p (similar to Ashbya gossypii ADR023C); translated protein: MTKIIQSNGKASRLFQLRVKCKTVRLKYSTSQNDQFVNNSLDEAIRLSEKLRPKPRQFKKQIIMAPKKKRLTIDLKKQIRVFPFKDPFVGGLTSLRGLSKSKPNRLAHGLERCLFEPMSIVPLKDRRSNIYNFKPFLENIIKLKDFNFDAITGFVPPSLDSRLLELARKHSKKYVSSTSSITGMLSHMHFLLSNFRPLNLEHLTLSFPDVNRKYTRACKGTTSVFLRKLNQEPNDIYSVDPDKSVNREIILSQLGHALESLLTNSECQFSSIYDKSKTKILDEDRSVPDAFNYATCGNFLLRSQLDAFNPHLPGSGIFDLKTRAVAAVRYDLAHVENNGGFTGYQLGQKLGQFESFEREHYDLIRSVMLKYSLQARIGNMDGIFVAYHNISNIFGFQYIPLEQMDYIIHSSYDSKVMDLLKVREPTLRALVGDVDYVKDYRFENFKHKIASSIATAEFNFSMKILDKLISSITSNIPREASTVRLMLKTKMLTTKFTHNDTLTMKKVPVLKVLVNVLSSKQVERMERFALERVLLHGDHETLSKHINDIRIFYNELRDESMLFEVRVGHKLAAASKSIEVDYQHLDLEPELQAKVEDATSKDYYRSTWKHPYFLHPEDVSRWGVKATIVGPLNAKPSVYDELLDEQLEFLNEQCVSLENDVISNSKDPLVIKEKLKKALIGRKERFYDLKTEGPMPLQTILRAFSEKGKSELKQQQNGKDIKMAKKKLWNE